The genomic window CATTACGCCTCATCCGTGTTCGAGGGGGAGCGCGCCTATAACGGCAGGATCTTCGAAAGCCGGAAACATACGGAGCGGTTGCTGGCCTCGGGCCGGATGCTGGATGTTGATATCCCCTGGACCGTTGATGAGATCGAAGCGGCAAAATATGAAGTGATGAAAGCCAACGGGCTGACCGATGCCTATGTGCGGGCGGTGGCCTGGCGGGCGTCGGGCGAGGATATGGGCGTCGCCTCACAACGCAACCCGGTGCGCCTGGCGGTCGCGGCCTGGGAATGGGGGGCTTATTACGGCGATGCCAAAATGAAAGGCGCCAGGCTGGACATCTCGAAATGGAAGCGCCCAAGCCCTGAAACGATCCCCTGTCACGCCAAGGCTTCCGGGCTTTACATGATCTGCACCATGTCGAAACACGCGGCCGAGGCGAAGGGGTGTTCCGACGCGATGATGTTCGATTACCGCGGCTATGTGGCCGAGGCGACCGGGGCGAATATCTTCTTCGTCAAGGATGGGGAGGTGCATACCCCCGACCCCGATTGCTTTCTGAACGGGATCACCCGGCAGACCGTGATCGGCATGCTGAAAGAGCGCCAGGTGAAGGTGCATGAACGCCATATCATGCCCGAGGAACTGGAAAGCTTCGAACAATGCTGGCTGACCGGCACCGCCGCCGAGGTCACACCGGTGGGGCAGATCGGCAACTATAATTTCGAGGTCGGAGCCCTGACCCGGGATATCGCCGAAGGGTATGAGGTGAAGGTGCGGGCCTAATCGGTTCGATTCTTCATGGTGGTCCAGGCCGCAAATGCGCGCCGGTCCTTTATGCGCGTGGATTGGAAGCTTCTGATCGCGAGCTCTGCCGTGTCGATGGCGGTGTCGACATCGGTCTTTGTGAAGCGCGCGTGCGGGTCATAATCAG from Rhodophyticola sp. CCM32 includes these protein-coding regions:
- a CDS encoding branched-chain amino acid aminotransferase, giving the protein MGERYDTRDGAIWMDGKLVPWRDANVHILTHALHYASSVFEGERAYNGRIFESRKHTERLLASGRMLDVDIPWTVDEIEAAKYEVMKANGLTDAYVRAVAWRASGEDMGVASQRNPVRLAVAAWEWGAYYGDAKMKGARLDISKWKRPSPETIPCHAKASGLYMICTMSKHAAEAKGCSDAMMFDYRGYVAEATGANIFFVKDGEVHTPDPDCFLNGITRQTVIGMLKERQVKVHERHIMPEELESFEQCWLTGTAAEVTPVGQIGNYNFEVGALTRDIAEGYEVKVRA